Sequence from the uncultured Draconibacterium sp. genome:
TGGCAAAGCCTGATTTTCGCAAATCACGGGCAATCGACCCCCCAATTAATCCAAGTCCTATTACTGTTGTCTTCATTTGTATATTCAGTTTTGTTTATTTCACTTTTTACCAAAAAAAAAGGTCCCGAATTTTTTCGAGACCTTTCTGTAAAATATTTTTAATTTAGACAATACCCTACTTCCTGACCCCGTTTTCAGAACCATAATAAAAATAAAAGTAGAAATAGTTATTGTTAAATTTCGTTGTCATTTCTTTAATTTCTGTCAACAAATATAGAGATATATTTTTGAAATGAAATTTTTATCATGTTTTTACTCCGAATTTTATAGCGAATATTTGAAATTTAGTTTTTAATTAACTTTTTCGTAAACACGGTTTGCCCGTTTTGACTCACTTTTACCAGGAACATACCATTTCCGTATCGGGAAAGATTAATTTCATCGGAATACTCGCCAATCACTCCCTGTTCTTCTGTCGCATATATTTTTTGTCCTACGGCATTAAACACATCAACTTGTATATGCGACTCCTGTTGAACAGGTGAAATTTTTACCGTAACATTATCGGTAAACGGATTGGGGTACACGTTAACTTCTCCGGGCGACAACAAGATAATATCGGCTGACACCGGTCGTTGAATCTCAAGATTATCAATTGCCCATCCCCAACCTGCTGCGTAGGGATCGGAATACAAACGGAACCGAATTAATATGGTATCGCCGGCCACAAAATAGTCATTGTCAGTTAGCGTAATAGTGCGCGAGAAAAACCATTCGGCACTTCCTCGTGTACCGGAATCCTGTTCTCCGGATGGTATTCCATTATTATAATTTGTTAGCCACACAATTTGATCTGACGAATCATAACCATCGGCAAGCGGATACCAGTTGTCTCCGTTATTTTTACTGCCCTCAACAATTACATAATCATAAAAATCGCTGTCTCCATAACTTGATAATTGTCCACCCGGCTCAACCAGAACAACCTCGTCAAAATTCATTGTACCATCTTCCTTTATTATTATCGGCCTTTTCAGAAAAGTAGTAAATTCCAGGTCTGAATTATCGATCTGTGGTGCCGGATAAGGATGCACACTATGTAATGCTCCATCGTTAAATCGCATGGCAGTGTATATTTCAAAGTCAGAAATGATAAAATCAGGTGTTTCCTGATTAAAGTCGTTGGAATAATAACTTACCGGATCGAAAATTTCCTGTACTTTAAATGAGAAATATTCTCCCTGGTCTGCCGGCAAACGCGAACTGTTAGAAAAACTTGAACCATCTGTTGCATAAATAGCATAAGTGATCTCATCACCATCTTTAAGGGTATTCAGATCAAATGGGAAAGTACCAACATAACGATCATCAAAATCCCTGCTTAAAGCAAAGTATTCCTTTGCTTCTCCGTTTATGAAAAACTCCGCATAAGCTGTATCAATACCAAGGTTATCGCTAATATCAGCAAGTAGCTCCTGCTGTTTATTTAATGTAAGAAAATAATCTATTTCCGTATGTGCAATAACAGGCTTTTCGTTATCAGGACCAACATGAATGGTATAAAACTCATTTGGTGCTAATGCCGGCTCGGTACGCACACGGTTCATTGTATCCAACACCTCGATATAATAAGAGATCCTTTCTGTACCATTTGCGGGAATAAAAGTGGCCGCATATGCTCCATCGCCTTTTGCATCAACCAATTCGAGCGTATCTGAATGATTTTCAAATTCATCCAGAGAATAAATTACTTTAGGAGTACCCGCTTTTACATCATAATCACTTTCAAACCAGCCGCTAAAGAGCAAAGGCTGAAGTTCTTCGATATCTTTGACCTGAGTGAAACGGATAAATATATTTCGCCAGCCAATATCATCCATAATACCGCGGGTTAATGGCCCGGGATTATGAATCGCTTCAGCCATACCTATTGCATGAGTCATCAGAGAGTTTTCATTTCCTTCGGGATAAGTGCCATCATTTAAATGGTATACGCTTGAACCATTGTCAAAGGATAATGGAGCATAAAGTTTTGGGTTATTGCCTCGGTTCCAATTTGATGCAACTGGACTATTGGCATATAGGTTTCCAGATTGCAAAGCATCTCTTAAATTTCTGCTCGTATTCTCAAAAAACGAAGTATCTACAAGTTGCTGACCATTCACAGCTCCTCTGTTTACCAATAGGTCAAACGAAGTAGCATCACCGAACTCGTAATATCCATAAGAACCGTATTCTTTCTGGTCATCAACAAAGAAGAAACCGGTAAACCCAAGTCCATGACCAATTTCGTGCATTACAACCGTTACCAAATCGTAAAGGGTATCGGGGCAATTCATATCGGTTCCATAATACCAATCAACGTCGCTGTTAAAATTGGCAATCATATCGTAACGGCTTTCCCCGTTCATCTCTCTTTTGGCAATTTTTTCGGCTATGGCAACCGGGTAATAACGTCCTTTAAAAGGAGCATCCTTAAAATCTTTGTAATAGGTTTCGGGGCCGCAACTGCCCAGAACATTTGTTTCCAAATTGTCGTTCCAGTTGGCTTCCATCCGTATTGGCATATCCGATTCAATAAGCGATTCCCAGATACTAACAGCATAGGCAAACGCCTCCTGTGCCTCGGGGGTAAAACCGTTATAGTCGACAATTATTTCTGATTTTGCAGCTCCGCCCGATTTCAGAAGAAATTCGGTAGGTGGCGCTATTCGCACCCTTTCAACTTCTCCGGAACCATAACAAACCGGGGGTGGAACTTTTATGCTTTGGTTGTAACTCTTCATTTGTGCACTGGAGGATAGCGCTACAAGAATCAACAAACTTATTAATGTATAATACTTGCTCATTTTACTATTTTAATAACATTTTTTAGGGCAGTAAATTTTCACATTTAAAAGAACATGGACAACAAAAAGTTCATATAAATTGGACAAGAGTTAAAAAAAAATGCCGGAATTTTCATTCCGGCATTACCTAATTTAAGGTCGTAATACCAATCATCTAATATTCTAACCTTTGCGCTTTTTTCTCAGTTAGTAATTTGTACAACACCACTAAAGATGTTACTAAGCCTGCGAATGCTGCTATAAAAGCAATCATTAATAAAGTTTCCATAGTTCTAATTTTTTATGATTTTTTGAGTAATAGTATTTAAATTGTTATCTGATATACTTGCCATGTAAATTCCGGGAGCTACATTAGGAAGATCGATTTTTATTTTGCCGGAATACGCTGCATTGTAAAGTGTTTCGCGATGCACTGTTTTTCCGTATAAGTCGGTAATAGTTACTTCAACATCATCTGCCATCTCCGAACGGAACCCATCGATATAGATGCTGCTTTTAAAAGGATTTGGGTAAATGCTTACTTCATTGGCAGCCAGCTCTTCGTTAACGTCAGTGGTAACTTGCTGAATTGACAAGTTGTCGATTGCCCATCCCCAGCCGGTAGTGGCTTTATCTGATGCTAAACGAAAACGAAAAATTACGGTGTCGCCTGCTTCAAAACCGGTGTTGTCGGTTAAGTTTATGGTTTGTTTCAGGAACATGTTCTCTGCTCCGGCAGCTTGCGACACCGCACTTTTTAACGAACCTGTGAACTGCGAACTCCAAAGATCATCAACACTCGAGTCGTAACCATCGGTTATAGGCAACCAGCTTTTTCCATTGTTTTTACTTGCCTCAACGATTACAAAATCCCAAAACTGATCTTCAGTATAAACAGTTCCTTCTACACCCGGTTCTACTAAAACTACCTCATCAAAACTCATTAGACCATTTTCTTCAAGAACAATCGGATATTTTAACTGGGCGAGCAGGTTATATTTTTGATTATCAGCCTGTGATTCAGGGTATGGATTTATGGTGTGCAGGTTACCACTTGAGAAACCGGCCGGTAAGGTTACTTCAAAATCAGAAATTTCGAAATCGGTATTTGGCGAATCAAAATTATTAAAGTAGCCCATTAAAGCCTCTTCTGTTTCAAATACTGAAACGTTATAATAACCACTGGTTGGCATACGGCGTTTGTTTTCGCGCGATGTATTGTCGATTGCTACAATGCTGTACTCAACCACATCGTCGCTAAATAATTCTGTAGGAAATTCAAGTTTTCCGGCGTAATTATCTGCACCCTCTTTTGATAAGATGAATGGCTCCTGATCTTGTCCGTTAATACGGTACTGAACCTCAACTCTGTTTATTCCAACATTATCGCTTGCAACAGCTGCAAAATTCATTACAGGGCTGCCGGCGTTTACCATTTTCTCTGGATTATGCTGCAAAACCGGTGGATAATAATCGTCACCAATGCGGAAATTTAGTTTTTGTTCCGGTGCACGTTCAGGGTAACTGAATGCTACATTACCTGTAGTTTTTGCCTGGTAGTAGTAATAAATTTTACCGGTTGCGTTGTTTAAAGGTAAGTCACCTTCAAACTGATTTGTATTAGTATTGTAAGCAAGACTTACAGTTTGCGATGTTGCAAAGTTATCGGTTGAGAAAGTGATTTTTACAGATGATTGATCAATATCCATTTCTCCGCCTACCTCAACAAAAACAGGAAGTTTTTCACATGGCTCTTCAAAATCTTTAATCTCATAACCATCAAAACTAACCGACTTCCATCCCAATTGAGCCAGAACATCCAATGTTTTATCACCCGGATAATGAATAGCTTCTCCTTTATAAATGAAAGGAGTCATCAATGCGTTAGCGTCTCCCTGGCTAAATTCACTTTCCGGATAATGGTAAATACTTGATCCAATGTTCCAACTCTGTGGAGCATATACTTTTACAGATTCAGAATTACCCTGGTTTTTCAACACCAGATTATTCGAAAGCAATTGCTCGGCAAGTGTTGCTGACGGACGAGAAAAAAGATTCTCATCGGCAATTTGTTCATTTAGCTGATTATAAACATACACATCGTAAATACTGGGAGCATTCGCGCTGTTATCAATAATTCCCTGGTTGTTTTCTACATCGAAAAAACCAACAAATCCTAAACCGTGTACCAATTCGTGCAACACAACCGTTACAAAATCGTACTCGTTTGACGGGCAATCGCCGTTGGTACCAAAATACCAGTTCATTGAGCTGTTAAACGCACACTCGATATCAACTTCAGATCCGTTCAATTCTTTTTCGGCCAGTTTTTCAGCCAGTGCCACCGGATAATATACATTACTCAGTCGTGCACCTTTAAAGTTGCGGTACATACTACCGGGAGCAGTACTTGCCAGTACGTTGGTTCCCACGCCTTTCCATGTTGCACGCACTTTAATCGGTACGGGCGACGAAATAAGGTTTTCGTATATGGATACAGCGTATAAAAATGCAGGTTTTGCATTTTCAGGAAAATTCACAAACTCCACCTGGAAATCGGAATTTAATACCGATCCGGATTTTAAGTTTGTTTCATGGGGTGCGATAAATGTTTTTTTACTGTCTTCAGAAGCAATATTGATCGGGGCATTGATCTTTGTGATCCTTTCCTGATCCGATTGCTCGGCCCTGGCACAAAAAGCGCCAACTAATACCAGGGCGGTAATAATTAAATGTCTCATTACAATTTTAAATTAGGGTTTGTAAAAATTGTCATGCCTAAATCTCAATTTGCGCAAAGGTTTTCGGCATGTTTTTAGGAAACTTACGTTGCGGTGTACCTGTTTCAATTGGGTTTGTTTGTTATTGAAACAGTGGGTTTGTAATCCCGCGATGCTTATTCCCTAAGACTTTTTTCAGTAAACAAAGAACTTAATCTTCTTGGAAAACGACTTCTATATTGTTCTGTCAAATATTCACTACAAAGAACCTGACTTTTAATAGAGTACCCTAATTATTGTTGCTGATTGATTGACCACAGATTGACCAAAATCTTACCGGTGAAAAGCTGATGATTTTATTAAATCCTTAGATCGGGATCCGAAATCGGGATGTTTTGCTGAGAAGATGGGTTTACTTTTCTTAGACCGTTTGTCTATGGTTTGCCCACAAAGTTCTCATACTTTTGTACTCAGCAATTTACGATCGAAATCCTTTCCCGCTCCTTATTGTTCTGCCTGAATTTTTGGTTCCTGATATGATTTACCGGGTTTGTAATGTAAATCATTGGGTTTGTTGAAACCTCAATTCCACACCAATAAGTTTCGCTTAACTGCGATCAGTAAATAAATTTTTTTCTGTTTATAACAGCGTCCTCAATAATTAAATGGTTTTGTTTCATTACAACTCAAATTAGGTTCTAACTTCTCAATTATAAATAATGAAACATTCGTTTGAATCCGGAAAATCTTTTACAAAACGCTTGCACGAGCGATAAAATATTGAGTAAGCAAAAATCCGTTTTACACATACTAAAATTATGCAAAGCGGTGGGTTTGTAATTTACTTCCACAAAATATCCACCCTGTAACAAAGGTTTCTTAACGCAAAAAATTCAACTTTTGATTTTTAATCTGATGATTGATGTTGTGTTGAAAATCAAAAGCGCCAGTCAAAGAACGGTTCTATATTTATGGGTTTGTGGATGTAAATGTAGGAATTAATTTAATTAAACCAAATTTTTTTTCATAAGTTTAGCTCGACAACAAAATTTAAGACCCGATTTTTTATGAACTTTTTATCAACATCCTTACTCTCTATTGCTCTGCTGATTAGTCTTCCGGCGCAAAAAAAAGAGCAAAAACTTTACGACGAACTTTACCGGCCACAATTCCATTTTACGCCGGATAAGAACTGGCATAACGATCCGAACGGGCTGGTTTTTTACGATAATGAATACCACATGTTTTACCAATATAACCCAAACGGGAACGAATGGGGCTACATGCATTGGGGCCACACAATAAGTACCGATTTATTGCATTGGCAACAACTTCCGATTGCCCTTTACCCCGATGAAGGTTCGACCGACAAAGAAAGATGTACCGCCTATTCAGGCTCGGCAATTGTTGATGAAAACAACCTGCTTGGCAAACAAAGCGGAAACAACAAAACACTGGTTGCTTTTTATACCAGCCAACAATGCGGACAGCGTATTGCCTACAGCACCGACAAAGGAAGAACCTGGGAAAAATATGAAGGCAATCCAATAATTCCGTTAGATGAAAATGACGATGCCCGCGACCCAAAAGTATTCTGGCACGAAGAAAGTGGAAAATGGGTAATGGCCCTTTACCGCAAGTCGGACGACGACGAAAACACTAAAGGTGTTTCGTTCTATACATCCACCAACCTGGTTAACTGGGAATGGCAAAGCCACATACCAGGTTTTTTCGAATGTCCCGACCTGGTGAAATTCCAGGTTACTAACCGCCCCGATGAAATAAAATGGGTACTGTTTGATGGCGACGGCAGCTATATTATTGGCAGTTTCGATGGCAAATCGTTTACCCCTGAAACAGCAAAGATGAAAAGCGATTGGGGTAAAAACTATTACGCCACACAATCCTGGAGCAATATTCCGGAGTCGGATGGCCGCGTTATACAAATTGCATGGATGCGAGGTGGAGAGTTCCCCGATATGCCTTTTAACGGACAGATGTCGTTTCCGTGTGAACTGTCGGTTACCAAATTCGATTATGGTTACCAGCTCATTCGAAAACCGATTTCAGAGATTGAAAAATTGCATGGCAAACACGATTCGTGGGAAGACAAAAACGTTTTTCCGGGGCTTAACGATAACAAACTAAAAAAGGTATCGGGCGATTGCCTGCACATCATTGGTGAATTCGACCTGAAAACAACCGACAATTTTGGGTTTATGCTTCGCAATGATAGCAAATCGGCCGGAACAGAGATTCTGTATAATGTAAAAAGTGAAACGCTGACCGTACTTGGTTGCACCGTACCACTTCCGCCTGTCGACAATACAATTAAACTCGAAATATTACTCGACCGCTCCTCCATTGAAATCTTTGCCAACGACGGTAAAAAAGTGATTAGCAACTGCTTCACTCCTGGCGAAAAAGCAATGGATGTTGTACTTTTCACCAACGGCGGAGAACTGGGAATTAACAAAATTGATGTTTACGAAATGAATTCGATCTGGGAAAAAGAATAAGATGATGAATTATATTAAAACAATAACGCTGAGCCTGGTAATGATTTTGCCAATGCTATTAAGCGCACAGGAACAAAAGATTTACGACCCAACTGCCGATGCAAAAAAAGACATCGCCGAAGCTATCGAAGCAGCTCAAAAAGCAAACAAACATGTATTCCTGCAAATTGGTGGAAACTGGTGCCCATGGTGTATCAAATTTCACAATTTTGTGCATGACGATGAAGAACTCAGTTCTTTTATCAAAGACAACTTTGAGGTGGTAAAAGTAAATTACGATCAGAACAACCGCCAGGAAGAACTGTTGGCTGAACTTGAATTTCCGCAACGATTCGGGTTTCCTGTTTTTGTTATTCTTGATGCATCGGGCAAACGTATCCACACGCAAAACTCGGCCTTTTTAGAAAAAGATAAAGGTTACGACAAAGACAAGATCTTTCGTTTTCTGAAAAACTGGTCGCCAACTGCTTTGGATCCGGCGTCGTACGAAAAATAATACCGATGAGCAGTTGAATTGAACCTTAAACTCATTTCATTTTTAAGCCTTTCAATTGTCTATCGGCATCAACCATTGTAATTTCAGAGTTTCGTTTAAAACTCGCTCAGAAACACAATTGGCAGAATCAGAAAAACATCGTAATTAGCTGAACACAAATAATCAGTAACACCATTGCCACCGGATAAACTGTGGCATAGGCGATGGAGTGCGCGTTGGAGTCGGTCATCGAATCGGCGGCTGCCAGCCCCGGAGTACTTGTCATACTTCCGCTGATAGCTCCCAACAGTGTTAGGATATTCATTTTAAAGAAATACTTTCCGAGAATTCCTGCCACAATCATTGGCAGGATGGTAATGGCACCTCCGTATAGGAACAGCTCTATGCCGTATTGGTTAAAGGTTTCCACAATTTTTTGCCCGGCACCTGTTCCAACAGCCGCCAAAAACAGCAATAAACCAAACTGACGAACCAGCTGGTTTGCGGCACCCGTCATAGTCCATAAAATTGGGCCGGTTTTACCAATGCGGCTAAGTATTAATGCCACAATAAGCACTCCCCCGGTTAAGCCCAGGCTAAAAGAAAAAGTTCCCATTGCAATACTTATTTTCCCAACCAATACTCCAAGAATAATTCCGAGAGCTACCGGCAAAATATCAGTGTCGGACAAACGTTTCTGGTCGTTACCAAAGATCTTTGAAACCATATCCATGTTGGCACGGCTAC
This genomic interval carries:
- a CDS encoding thioredoxin family protein, coding for MMNYIKTITLSLVMILPMLLSAQEQKIYDPTADAKKDIAEAIEAAQKANKHVFLQIGGNWCPWCIKFHNFVHDDEELSSFIKDNFEVVKVNYDQNNRQEELLAELEFPQRFGFPVFVILDASGKRIHTQNSAFLEKDKGYDKDKIFRFLKNWSPTALDPASYEK
- a CDS encoding T9SS type A sorting domain-containing protein; protein product: MSKYYTLISLLILVALSSSAQMKSYNQSIKVPPPVCYGSGEVERVRIAPPTEFLLKSGGAAKSEIIVDYNGFTPEAQEAFAYAVSIWESLIESDMPIRMEANWNDNLETNVLGSCGPETYYKDFKDAPFKGRYYPVAIAEKIAKREMNGESRYDMIANFNSDVDWYYGTDMNCPDTLYDLVTVVMHEIGHGLGFTGFFFVDDQKEYGSYGYYEFGDATSFDLLVNRGAVNGQQLVDTSFFENTSRNLRDALQSGNLYANSPVASNWNRGNNPKLYAPLSFDNGSSVYHLNDGTYPEGNENSLMTHAIGMAEAIHNPGPLTRGIMDDIGWRNIFIRFTQVKDIEELQPLLFSGWFESDYDVKAGTPKVIYSLDEFENHSDTLELVDAKGDGAYAATFIPANGTERISYYIEVLDTMNRVRTEPALAPNEFYTIHVGPDNEKPVIAHTEIDYFLTLNKQQELLADISDNLGIDTAYAEFFINGEAKEYFALSRDFDDRYVGTFPFDLNTLKDGDEITYAIYATDGSSFSNSSRLPADQGEYFSFKVQEIFDPVSYYSNDFNQETPDFIISDFEIYTAMRFNDGALHSVHPYPAPQIDNSDLEFTTFLKRPIIIKEDGTMNFDEVVLVEPGGQLSSYGDSDFYDYVIVEGSKNNGDNWYPLADGYDSSDQIVWLTNYNNGIPSGEQDSGTRGSAEWFFSRTITLTDNDYFVAGDTILIRFRLYSDPYAAGWGWAIDNLEIQRPVSADIILLSPGEVNVYPNPFTDNVTVKISPVQQESHIQVDVFNAVGQKIYATEEQGVIGEYSDEINLSRYGNGMFLVKVSQNGQTVFTKKLIKN
- a CDS encoding glycoside hydrolase family 32 protein; translated protein: MNFLSTSLLSIALLISLPAQKKEQKLYDELYRPQFHFTPDKNWHNDPNGLVFYDNEYHMFYQYNPNGNEWGYMHWGHTISTDLLHWQQLPIALYPDEGSTDKERCTAYSGSAIVDENNLLGKQSGNNKTLVAFYTSQQCGQRIAYSTDKGRTWEKYEGNPIIPLDENDDARDPKVFWHEESGKWVMALYRKSDDDENTKGVSFYTSTNLVNWEWQSHIPGFFECPDLVKFQVTNRPDEIKWVLFDGDGSYIIGSFDGKSFTPETAKMKSDWGKNYYATQSWSNIPESDGRVIQIAWMRGGEFPDMPFNGQMSFPCELSVTKFDYGYQLIRKPISEIEKLHGKHDSWEDKNVFPGLNDNKLKKVSGDCLHIIGEFDLKTTDNFGFMLRNDSKSAGTEILYNVKSETLTVLGCTVPLPPVDNTIKLEILLDRSSIEIFANDGKKVISNCFTPGEKAMDVVLFTNGGELGINKIDVYEMNSIWEKE
- a CDS encoding T9SS type A sorting domain-containing protein — encoded protein: MRHLIITALVLVGAFCARAEQSDQERITKINAPINIASEDSKKTFIAPHETNLKSGSVLNSDFQVEFVNFPENAKPAFLYAVSIYENLISSPVPIKVRATWKGVGTNVLASTAPGSMYRNFKGARLSNVYYPVALAEKLAEKELNGSEVDIECAFNSSMNWYFGTNGDCPSNEYDFVTVVLHELVHGLGFVGFFDVENNQGIIDNSANAPSIYDVYVYNQLNEQIADENLFSRPSATLAEQLLSNNLVLKNQGNSESVKVYAPQSWNIGSSIYHYPESEFSQGDANALMTPFIYKGEAIHYPGDKTLDVLAQLGWKSVSFDGYEIKDFEEPCEKLPVFVEVGGEMDIDQSSVKITFSTDNFATSQTVSLAYNTNTNQFEGDLPLNNATGKIYYYYQAKTTGNVAFSYPERAPEQKLNFRIGDDYYPPVLQHNPEKMVNAGSPVMNFAAVASDNVGINRVEVQYRINGQDQEPFILSKEGADNYAGKLEFPTELFSDDVVEYSIVAIDNTSRENKRRMPTSGYYNVSVFETEEALMGYFNNFDSPNTDFEISDFEVTLPAGFSSGNLHTINPYPESQADNQKYNLLAQLKYPIVLEENGLMSFDEVVLVEPGVEGTVYTEDQFWDFVIVEASKNNGKSWLPITDGYDSSVDDLWSSQFTGSLKSAVSQAAGAENMFLKQTINLTDNTGFEAGDTVIFRFRLASDKATTGWGWAIDNLSIQQVTTDVNEELAANEVSIYPNPFKSSIYIDGFRSEMADDVEVTITDLYGKTVHRETLYNAAYSGKIKIDLPNVAPGIYMASISDNNLNTITQKIIKN